The Micromonospora krabiensis genome window below encodes:
- a CDS encoding glycoside hydrolase family protein has translation MTRTRVPAPARRALAAAGVGLLVTAVAGAPAAADEPGIDFPRFGYVGTAFDKADLAYNPTNEFIFPSVIRAADYFPNPLGAYYLYYAPHERPGGIALAYADSIDGPWTEYTGNPLISNTWLPHYSTVSHVSSPHAVWIEGEGKLFLYFHGENSITRYATSADGIHFGYGGTAVSRDATTGGETSYARVFEQAIPRLGSRYLMVFMDNPTAAAPGPTGPVSRRIRWAVSPDARTWTIQPDPLVTPQGDEGPNASGPFFLRWQDRNLVIYHAADGNMHAVDVGEDFDREVHLGVVHDSMNTAPDLGRSAAPTFYFDGRTVHMYYEAGGRLTATIAHAVATLPEPVPTRQLDCAVDRPVLWPPNHRLVDVAVTVDLPDGVLGPRAFALTGVSGGDAADVSDFTVGAPDLSGRLRAERAGNGGDRVYTLTYAGHDEIGRPVGCTVAVTVPHDRGGH, from the coding sequence ATGACGAGAACCCGTGTCCCCGCACCCGCGCGCCGTGCCCTCGCCGCGGCCGGAGTCGGTCTGCTGGTCACCGCCGTGGCCGGCGCCCCCGCCGCCGCCGACGAGCCGGGGATCGACTTTCCCCGGTTCGGCTACGTGGGCACCGCGTTCGACAAGGCCGACCTCGCCTACAACCCGACCAACGAGTTCATCTTCCCCAGCGTCATCCGGGCCGCCGACTACTTCCCGAACCCGCTCGGCGCCTACTACCTCTACTACGCCCCGCACGAGCGGCCCGGCGGCATCGCCCTCGCGTACGCCGACTCGATCGACGGCCCATGGACCGAGTACACGGGCAACCCGCTGATCAGCAATACCTGGCTGCCGCACTACTCGACGGTCAGCCACGTCTCCTCACCGCACGCGGTCTGGATCGAGGGCGAGGGCAAGCTCTTCCTCTACTTCCATGGCGAGAACTCGATCACCCGGTACGCCACCTCCGCCGACGGCATTCACTTCGGCTACGGCGGCACCGCCGTGAGCCGGGACGCGACCACCGGCGGCGAGACGTCGTACGCCCGGGTCTTCGAGCAGGCGATCCCTCGACTCGGCAGCCGGTACCTGATGGTGTTCATGGACAACCCGACGGCGGCCGCGCCCGGCCCGACCGGGCCGGTATCCCGGCGGATCCGTTGGGCGGTCTCCCCCGACGCCCGCACCTGGACCATCCAGCCCGATCCGCTGGTGACCCCGCAGGGCGACGAGGGCCCGAACGCCTCCGGCCCGTTCTTCCTGCGCTGGCAGGACCGCAACCTGGTCATCTACCACGCCGCCGATGGCAACATGCACGCCGTGGACGTCGGCGAGGACTTCGACCGGGAGGTCCACCTGGGCGTCGTGCACGACTCGATGAACACCGCGCCCGACCTGGGCCGCTCCGCGGCGCCGACGTTCTACTTCGACGGCCGCACTGTCCACATGTACTACGAGGCGGGCGGACGGCTGACCGCGACCATCGCGCACGCGGTGGCGACCCTGCCCGAGCCGGTGCCGACCCGCCAACTGGACTGCGCCGTCGACCGCCCGGTGCTCTGGCCGCCGAACCACAGGCTGGTTGACGTCGCCGTGACCGTCGACCTGCCCGACGGCGTCCTGGGTCCGCGCGCCTTCGCCCTGACCGGGGTCAGCGGCGGCGACGCCGCCGATGTCAGCGACTTCACCGTCGGCGCGCCGGATCTGTCCGGGCGGCTGCGGGCGGAGCGCGCCGGCAACGGCGGCGACCGGGTCTACACCCTGACCTACGCCGGGCACGACGAGATTGGCCGGCCGGTCGGCTGCACGGTGGCCGTCACCGTGCCGCACGACCGCGGCGGGCACTGA
- a CDS encoding LacI family DNA-binding transcriptional regulator has translation MTAIPRRVTQRDIARLAGVSQATVSLVLNNRADADVRIAPETRDRVLRVIAETGYAADPVARRLAARFNRIIGVFTYEPAFPSGSRDFFHPFLLGIEEYAERAGCDLLLFTSAPVVDGRRRIFHQDNRLRLADGCILLGREIDGAELHRLNRDGYPYVAVGRRDDAGGPVPYVGADYATAVGHLVERALAHGHRRLTYLSMGTRAESSEDRRRGYLAASAPAESARDRPAAADDADAVLDDLLADGTTVALVEDFATAVAVERAARRRGLTVPGDLSLLTLGDPTSPVPADLVFTGFHIPREEMGRQAVEVLTHVIDGSASGIQQRLLPCELVEGATLGAPEPAVGRP, from the coding sequence GTGACCGCAATCCCTCGTCGCGTCACTCAACGTGACATCGCCCGGCTGGCCGGCGTCAGCCAGGCGACCGTGTCCCTGGTGCTCAACAACCGGGCCGACGCCGACGTGCGGATCGCCCCGGAGACCCGGGACCGGGTGCTGCGGGTGATCGCCGAGACCGGCTACGCCGCCGACCCGGTCGCCCGCCGGCTCGCCGCCCGCTTCAACCGGATCATCGGTGTCTTCACCTACGAGCCCGCCTTCCCCAGCGGCAGCCGGGACTTCTTCCACCCGTTCCTGCTCGGCATCGAGGAGTACGCCGAGCGAGCCGGCTGCGACCTGCTGCTCTTCACCAGCGCGCCGGTCGTCGACGGTCGACGGCGGATCTTCCACCAGGACAACCGGCTGCGCCTGGCCGACGGCTGCATCCTGCTCGGCCGCGAGATCGACGGCGCGGAGCTGCACCGGCTCAACCGTGACGGCTACCCGTACGTGGCGGTCGGTCGTCGCGACGACGCCGGCGGCCCGGTGCCCTACGTCGGCGCCGACTACGCCACCGCGGTCGGCCACCTCGTCGAGCGGGCCCTCGCCCACGGCCACCGCCGGCTGACCTACCTCAGCATGGGTACCAGGGCGGAGTCCTCCGAGGACCGCCGCCGCGGCTACCTGGCGGCCTCGGCTCCCGCCGAGAGTGCCCGCGACCGCCCGGCCGCCGCCGACGACGCCGACGCGGTCCTCGACGACCTGCTGGCCGACGGGACCACGGTCGCCCTCGTGGAGGACTTCGCCACCGCGGTGGCGGTGGAGCGCGCCGCCCGCCGGCGCGGGCTCACCGTCCCGGGCGACCTGTCGCTGCTCACCCTCGGCGACCCGACCTCCCCCGTCCCGGCCGACCTGGTCTTCACCGGCTTCCACATCCCGCGTGAAGAGATGGGCCGGCAGGCGGTCGAGGTGCTCACCCACGTCATCGACGGCAGCGCCAGCGGCATCCAGCAGCGGCTGCTGCCCTGCGAACTCGTCGAGGGGGCCACCCTCGGCGCCCCCGAACCGGCGGTCGGCCGCCCCTGA
- a CDS encoding FAD-dependent oxidoreductase, producing the protein MRADVLVVGGGLGGVAAALAAARAGRSVILTEEFDWLGGQLTSQAVPPDEHSWIEQFGATASYRALRNGIRNYYRRHYPLTERSRAWTDLNPGAGWVSRLCHEPRVAVAVLEEMLAPYRGSSRLTVLQPYRPVAVETDGDRVIGVTVAHRDRDERIDLTAPYVLDATETGELLPLSGTEYVTGFESRAETGEPSAPAEAQPMNMQAVSVCFALDHVDGDHTIDRPAGYDFWRDYKPDFWGDRLLSWRSPHPRTLEIVERSFTPNPDDDPLAVNADQRLNPGDGNLWTFRRIAARRNFTDGVYGSDITLVNWPMIDYFEGPVIDVPNASWHLSKARELSYSVLYWLQTEAPRPDGGTGFPGLRLRGDVTGSRDGLAQAPYIRESRRIRAEYTVVEQDLSLAVRGSHGAVHYDDAVGVGMYRIDLHPSTGGDNYIDVGSCPFEIPLGALIPQRVENLLPAGKNIGTTHVTNGSYRLHPVEWNVGEVAGLLADFCLARGESPRAVRGTPSLLAEFQDRISSAGVELRWPSIAGY; encoded by the coding sequence ATGCGAGCGGACGTCCTCGTCGTCGGTGGCGGGTTGGGTGGTGTGGCGGCGGCTCTCGCCGCCGCCCGCGCCGGCCGGTCCGTCATCCTGACCGAGGAGTTCGACTGGCTCGGCGGGCAGTTGACCAGCCAGGCGGTCCCGCCGGACGAGCACTCCTGGATCGAGCAGTTCGGGGCCACCGCCAGCTACCGGGCGCTGCGCAACGGGATCCGGAACTACTACCGGCGGCACTACCCCCTCACCGAGCGGTCCCGCGCCTGGACCGACCTCAACCCGGGCGCCGGCTGGGTCAGCCGGCTCTGTCACGAGCCCCGGGTCGCCGTCGCGGTCCTCGAGGAGATGCTCGCGCCGTACCGGGGCTCGAGCCGGCTCACCGTGCTCCAGCCGTACCGGCCGGTGGCGGTGGAGACCGACGGGGACCGGGTGATCGGCGTGACCGTGGCGCACCGCGACCGGGACGAGCGGATCGACCTGACCGCCCCGTACGTGCTGGACGCCACCGAGACCGGCGAGCTGCTGCCGCTGTCCGGCACGGAGTACGTGACCGGGTTCGAGTCGCGGGCCGAGACCGGCGAGCCGAGCGCGCCCGCCGAGGCGCAGCCGATGAACATGCAGGCCGTCTCGGTGTGCTTCGCCCTCGACCACGTCGACGGCGACCACACCATCGACCGCCCGGCCGGGTACGACTTCTGGCGCGACTACAAGCCGGACTTCTGGGGTGACCGGCTGCTCTCCTGGCGCTCCCCCCACCCGCGCACCTTGGAGATCGTCGAGCGCAGCTTCACCCCCAACCCGGACGACGACCCCCTCGCGGTCAACGCCGACCAGCGGCTCAACCCGGGCGACGGCAACCTGTGGACGTTCCGGCGCATCGCCGCCCGGCGCAACTTCACCGACGGCGTGTACGGCAGCGACATCACCCTGGTCAACTGGCCGATGATCGACTACTTCGAGGGCCCGGTCATCGACGTGCCGAACGCGTCCTGGCACCTGTCCAAGGCGCGGGAGCTGTCCTACTCGGTCCTGTACTGGCTGCAGACCGAGGCGCCGCGGCCCGACGGCGGCACCGGGTTCCCCGGGCTGCGCCTGCGCGGCGACGTGACCGGCAGCCGGGACGGCCTGGCCCAGGCCCCGTACATCCGGGAGTCGCGCCGTATCCGCGCCGAATACACGGTGGTGGAGCAGGACCTGTCGCTGGCCGTGCGCGGCAGCCACGGCGCCGTGCACTACGACGACGCGGTCGGCGTCGGGATGTACCGCATCGACCTGCACCCGTCGACCGGCGGCGACAACTACATCGACGTCGGCTCCTGCCCCTTCGAGATCCCGCTCGGCGCGCTGATCCCGCAGCGGGTGGAGAACCTGCTGCCCGCCGGCAAGAACATCGGCACCACGCACGTCACCAACGGCAGCTACCGGCTGCACCCGGTCGAGTGGAACGTCGGCGAGGTCGCCGGTCTGCTGGCCGACTTCTGTCTGGCGCGGGGCGAGTCCCCGCGCGCGGTCCGCGGCACCCCCAGCCTGCTGGCCGAATTCCAGGACCGCATCTCGTCGGCCGGCGTGGAGCTGCGCTGGCCGTCGATCGCGGGCTACTGA
- a CDS encoding ABC transporter substrate-binding protein — protein sequence MKTGKGLRLAAAALAGALALSACGGGGDEAADGPASLRVTVWSANEAHLKLFNEIADEYRKSHPNVSAITFDPLPFENYTTTLTTQIAGGNAPDLAWVFENSASDFVTSGALLPLDDTLKKAEGYQYDDISPATLKLWQDGGKLYAYPFSTSPFGVFVNTDQVKKAGQKTPAELIAAGQWTWENALATAAATARSTGKAGLVIRDFDYKGWDNLSTFWTGWGAQAWSEDGQSCGFAAPEMVDAMTTLHKAIFTDKALPGPGTTADFFAGDAAMTVTQISRASLLKDDGFGWDLVPLPAGPKGDYAVVGQAGIGVFKKSKHADAAADFLAYLTNPTNSAKLAQFFPPPRQSQLTAETLAKTNPKLKPEQLQKVVIDGITSGVVKPSHAGQAELSQQVRAALDPLWKADADVKTVLDGVCAKIQPMLAK from the coding sequence GTGAAGACAGGAAAGGGCCTGCGGCTCGCCGCCGCGGCACTGGCCGGCGCCCTCGCGCTGTCCGCCTGTGGCGGCGGTGGTGACGAGGCGGCGGACGGCCCGGCCAGCCTGCGGGTGACGGTGTGGTCGGCCAACGAGGCGCACCTGAAGCTGTTCAACGAGATCGCCGACGAGTACCGCAAGAGCCACCCGAACGTCAGCGCCATCACCTTCGACCCGCTGCCGTTCGAGAACTACACCACCACCCTCACCACGCAGATCGCCGGTGGCAACGCCCCCGACCTGGCGTGGGTGTTCGAGAACTCCGCCTCCGACTTCGTCACCTCCGGCGCGCTGCTGCCGCTGGACGACACGCTGAAGAAGGCCGAGGGCTACCAGTACGACGACATCTCGCCCGCCACCCTGAAGCTCTGGCAGGACGGCGGCAAGCTGTACGCCTACCCGTTCTCCACCTCGCCGTTCGGCGTCTTCGTCAACACCGACCAGGTCAAGAAGGCCGGGCAGAAGACCCCGGCCGAGCTGATCGCCGCCGGCCAGTGGACGTGGGAGAACGCCCTCGCCACGGCCGCGGCCACCGCGAGGTCCACCGGCAAGGCCGGGCTGGTGATCCGGGACTTCGACTACAAGGGCTGGGACAACCTGTCCACCTTCTGGACCGGGTGGGGCGCCCAGGCGTGGAGCGAGGACGGGCAGTCCTGCGGCTTCGCCGCCCCGGAGATGGTCGACGCGATGACCACCCTGCACAAGGCGATCTTCACCGACAAGGCGCTGCCCGGACCGGGGACGACCGCCGACTTCTTCGCCGGTGACGCGGCCATGACGGTCACCCAGATCTCCCGCGCCTCCCTGCTCAAGGACGACGGGTTCGGCTGGGACCTGGTGCCGCTGCCGGCCGGCCCGAAGGGTGACTACGCCGTGGTCGGCCAGGCCGGCATCGGGGTGTTCAAGAAGAGCAAGCACGCCGACGCTGCGGCGGACTTCCTCGCCTACCTCACCAACCCGACCAACTCGGCGAAGCTGGCGCAGTTCTTCCCGCCGCCGCGGCAGTCCCAGCTGACCGCGGAGACCCTGGCCAAGACGAACCCGAAGCTCAAGCCCGAGCAGCTCCAGAAGGTGGTCATCGACGGCATCACCTCCGGTGTGGTGAAGCCGAGCCACGCGGGTCAGGCCGAGCTGAGCCAGCAGGTGCGGGCGGCGCTCGACCCGCTGTGGAAGGCGGACGCGGACGTGAAGACCGTCCTCGACGGCGTCTGCGCCAAGATCCAGCCGATGCTGGCGAAGTAG
- a CDS encoding carbohydrate ABC transporter permease, with protein MSQTDTRVGEAQAPPALGPAPRRPWWTSRRRDQLAGYLFVAPQLLGSLVFVILPLVLVVWYSLHEWNVLAGTFDFVGAENYRDLADDPNLGSVLRATGLFSVGLVVLNLGLALLLAVLLNQKLRGTIVFRTLFFSPVVVSLVAWTIVWGFLLEDNGGVNGLLDTIGVDGPNWLRGEGTAMLSVIVVQVFKNVGLNMVLFLAALQGVPAELYEAAEVDGASRLRQFWRITVPLISPTILLTSIITVVGSLQVFAQIAVLTQGGPGTSTTVLVYYLYQQAFQFHHFGYGATLSILLFGIVLALTVLQWQMRKRWVFHES; from the coding sequence ATGTCCCAGACGGACACCAGGGTGGGCGAGGCGCAGGCCCCGCCCGCCCTGGGCCCCGCCCCACGGCGACCCTGGTGGACCAGCCGCCGCCGCGACCAGCTCGCCGGTTACCTCTTCGTGGCCCCGCAACTGCTCGGCAGCCTCGTCTTCGTGATCCTGCCGCTCGTGCTGGTGGTCTGGTACAGCCTGCACGAGTGGAACGTGCTCGCCGGCACGTTCGACTTCGTGGGCGCGGAGAACTACCGCGACCTCGCCGACGACCCCAACCTCGGGTCGGTGCTGCGGGCCACCGGGCTGTTCTCCGTGGGCCTCGTGGTGCTCAACCTCGGCCTGGCGCTGCTGCTCGCCGTCCTGCTCAACCAGAAGCTGCGCGGCACCATCGTGTTCCGGACCCTGTTCTTCTCCCCCGTCGTCGTCTCCCTGGTGGCCTGGACCATCGTGTGGGGCTTCCTGCTAGAGGACAACGGCGGCGTCAACGGCCTGCTGGACACCATCGGCGTGGACGGGCCGAACTGGCTGCGCGGCGAGGGCACCGCGATGCTGTCGGTGATCGTCGTGCAGGTGTTCAAGAACGTCGGACTGAACATGGTGCTGTTCCTCGCCGCCCTCCAGGGCGTGCCGGCGGAACTGTACGAGGCCGCCGAGGTCGACGGCGCGAGCCGGCTGCGCCAGTTCTGGCGGATCACCGTGCCGCTGATCAGCCCGACCATCCTGCTCACCTCGATCATCACGGTGGTCGGCTCGTTGCAGGTCTTCGCGCAGATCGCGGTGCTCACCCAGGGCGGACCGGGCACCTCGACCACCGTGCTCGTCTACTACCTGTACCAACAGGCGTTCCAGTTCCATCACTTCGGCTACGGCGCAACCCTGTCGATCCTGCTGTTCGGCATCGTCCTCGCGCTGACGGTGCTGCAGTGGCAGATGCGCAAGAGGTGGGTCTTCCATGAGTCGTGA
- a CDS encoding carbohydrate ABC transporter permease, whose translation MSRDLSPRTKLVLYGVLLVLAIPFVFPTWWMVTSSLKPVSDIFAFPPQLLPVHPRLDAYQRVFELQPFGRQYLNSLYIALVVTVGTLAVSALSGYAFARIRFRGQNVLFLVVLAGLLIPSEVTIVPLFQMFFKLGLIDTHWPLILVPILGAPSVLATFIMRQFFISLPGELEEAARVDGLGRFATFWKIALPLSRPALGAVAIFTFLHSWNLYLEPIVFLSSPEKFTLPQALTQFVDAYGGPMWNVQLAAASMTALPVLVVFVLAQKQFVEGLAHTGLKG comes from the coding sequence ATGAGTCGTGACCTGTCGCCCCGCACCAAGCTGGTGCTCTACGGGGTGCTGCTGGTGCTGGCGATCCCGTTCGTCTTCCCGACCTGGTGGATGGTCACCTCGTCGCTGAAGCCGGTGTCGGACATCTTCGCGTTCCCGCCGCAGCTGCTGCCCGTGCACCCGCGGCTCGACGCGTACCAGCGGGTGTTCGAGTTGCAGCCGTTCGGCCGGCAGTACCTGAACAGCCTCTACATCGCGCTGGTCGTCACCGTCGGCACCCTCGCCGTGTCGGCGCTGTCCGGGTACGCCTTCGCGCGAATCCGGTTCCGGGGCCAGAACGTGCTGTTCCTGGTCGTGCTCGCCGGCCTGCTCATCCCGAGCGAGGTCACGATCGTGCCGCTGTTCCAGATGTTCTTCAAGCTCGGCCTGATCGACACGCACTGGCCGCTGATCCTGGTGCCGATCCTCGGCGCGCCGAGCGTGCTGGCGACGTTCATCATGCGGCAGTTCTTCATCAGCCTGCCCGGTGAGCTGGAGGAGGCGGCGCGCGTCGACGGGCTGGGCCGGTTCGCGACCTTCTGGAAGATCGCCCTGCCGCTGTCCCGGCCCGCCCTGGGCGCCGTCGCCATCTTCACCTTCCTGCACAGCTGGAACCTCTACCTGGAGCCGATCGTGTTCCTCTCCTCCCCGGAGAAGTTCACCCTGCCCCAGGCGCTCACCCAGTTCGTCGACGCGTACGGCGGACCGATGTGGAACGTCCAACTGGCCGCCGCGTCGATGACCGCGCTGCCGGTACTGGTGGTGTTCGTCCTCGCGCAGAAGCAGTTCGTCGAGGGCCTGGCGCACACCGGCCTGAAGGGATGA
- a CDS encoding ROK family protein has translation MSDRVVGLDIGGTKTVAALVDPAGVVLDRRRAPTPARSGPTAVLDTAARLAADLLPAAGAGPVGVGTAGTVDPATGTIRYATDSLPGWTGTPVAEELAHRLDRPVRVTNDVHAAALGECWVGAGRDSTDVLLVAVGTGLGGAVVRDGRVETGARGGAGAVAHLPVPGAERLRCGCGRYGHLEAVASGTGLAAAYAEETGERLSGRTVAERAAAGEPTAARVVERAGSALGRALAGLVALLDPVTVLVAGGAAGALLPAASTAYTADLPAAWAHVPLRPAGLGEDAVAVGAARLAIHPRA, from the coding sequence ATGAGCGACCGGGTCGTCGGCCTGGACATCGGTGGCACCAAGACCGTCGCGGCACTGGTCGACCCGGCCGGCGTGGTGCTAGACCGCCGGCGGGCGCCCACGCCCGCCCGGTCCGGGCCGACGGCCGTGCTGGACACCGCCGCGCGCCTCGCCGCCGACCTGCTCCCGGCCGCCGGCGCCGGGCCGGTCGGGGTGGGCACCGCCGGCACCGTCGACCCGGCCACCGGCACCATCCGGTACGCGACCGACAGCCTGCCGGGCTGGACCGGCACCCCGGTCGCCGAAGAGCTGGCCCACCGGCTCGATCGCCCGGTGCGCGTCACCAACGACGTGCACGCCGCCGCACTCGGCGAGTGCTGGGTCGGCGCCGGGCGGGACAGCACCGACGTGCTGCTGGTCGCGGTGGGCACCGGGCTCGGCGGGGCGGTGGTCCGGGACGGCCGCGTCGAGACCGGCGCCCGGGGCGGCGCCGGGGCGGTGGCCCACCTACCGGTGCCGGGCGCCGAGCGGCTGCGCTGCGGCTGCGGCCGGTACGGCCACCTGGAGGCCGTCGCCTCCGGCACGGGCCTCGCCGCCGCGTACGCCGAGGAGACCGGCGAACGGCTCAGCGGCCGGACGGTCGCCGAGCGTGCGGCCGCCGGCGAGCCCACCGCGGCGCGGGTGGTCGAACGGGCCGGCAGCGCACTGGGCCGCGCCCTTGCGGGGCTGGTCGCCCTGCTCGACCCGGTGACCGTGCTCGTCGCCGGTGGTGCCGCCGGGGCGCTGCTGCCCGCCGCCTCGACCGCCTACACCGCCGACCTGCCGGCGGCGTGGGCCCACGTGCCGCTGCGGCCCGCCGGCCTCGGTGAGGACGCGGTCGCCGTCGGCGCGGCCCGGCTGGCGATCCACCCGCGAGCCTGA
- a CDS encoding N-acetylmannosamine-6-phosphate 2-epimerase, whose translation MNAFDDLAGGLVVSCQPLVDDPDDPMRDAYVQARVAAAVVRGGAVAVRANGPEDVRAIRAAVDVPVIGLHKDGHADVFITPTAAHAVEIAMAGAHIVAVDATDRPRPDGRTFVDTVRALREHTDALVLADVSTVAEGVAAVEAGADAVATTLSGYTAASPRTDGPDLALVARLAAAVPVPVLAEGRYRDVEQIGRAFAAGAHAVVMGNAVTSPLWITRRLVSAIRPA comes from the coding sequence GTGAACGCGTTCGACGACCTGGCCGGCGGCCTGGTGGTGTCCTGCCAGCCGCTGGTCGACGACCCGGACGACCCGATGCGGGACGCGTACGTGCAGGCACGGGTGGCGGCCGCCGTCGTCCGGGGCGGCGCGGTCGCGGTCCGCGCCAACGGGCCCGAGGACGTACGCGCCATCCGCGCGGCGGTCGACGTGCCGGTGATCGGCCTGCACAAGGACGGCCACGCGGACGTCTTCATCACCCCGACCGCAGCGCACGCCGTCGAGATCGCGATGGCCGGGGCCCACATCGTCGCGGTCGACGCCACCGACCGGCCCCGCCCCGACGGGCGGACGTTCGTGGACACCGTCCGGGCGCTGCGGGAGCACACCGACGCCCTCGTGCTCGCCGACGTCTCCACCGTCGCCGAGGGGGTGGCCGCCGTCGAGGCCGGCGCGGACGCCGTGGCCACCACCCTGTCCGGCTACACCGCGGCCAGCCCGCGCACCGACGGGCCCGACCTCGCCCTGGTCGCCAGGCTCGCCGCCGCGGTGCCGGTCCCGGTGCTGGCCGAGGGCCGGTACCGGGACGTGGAGCAGATCGGGCGGGCGTTCGCGGCGGGCGCCCACGCCGTCGTGATGGGCAACGCCGTCACCTCGCCGCTGTGGATCACCCGTCGGCTGGTGTCCGCGATCCGCCCCGCCTGA
- a CDS encoding diacylglycerol/lipid kinase family protein gives MSTSTAPTTPRTATGRLGTVAVVAHRRKTLGGGLDELRATLAGAGVDDLLWYEVPKSRKAPKKVRKAVQKGAELVFVWGGDGMVQRCADTLAGSGTPMAILPAGTANLFAANLGIPEDLAEAVRIGLHGRRRRLDLGRLNGEHFAVMAGAGFDGDLIREADRDLKGRFGRLAYAWTGLRHVRGELVATRIRVDGSTWFEGEASCVLFGNVGTITGGIPAFDDARPDDGCLEVGVSTANGAIDWARTLSRMAAGRSEESPFVRITRGRKVTVRFAAPRTYELDGGARGAVRKLKVRSVPGALTVCCPEPTG, from the coding sequence ATGAGCACGAGCACCGCCCCCACGACACCCCGGACCGCCACCGGCCGGCTGGGCACCGTCGCGGTCGTCGCCCACCGCCGCAAGACCCTCGGCGGCGGCCTCGACGAGCTGCGGGCCACCCTCGCCGGCGCGGGCGTGGACGACCTGCTCTGGTACGAGGTGCCGAAGAGCCGCAAGGCGCCGAAGAAGGTCCGCAAGGCGGTGCAGAAGGGCGCCGAGCTGGTCTTCGTCTGGGGCGGGGACGGCATGGTGCAGCGCTGCGCGGACACGCTCGCCGGCTCGGGGACCCCGATGGCGATCCTGCCCGCCGGCACCGCGAACCTCTTCGCCGCCAACCTCGGCATCCCCGAGGACCTGGCGGAGGCGGTGCGGATCGGTCTGCACGGCCGACGCCGCCGGCTCGACCTCGGCCGCCTCAACGGGGAGCACTTCGCGGTGATGGCCGGCGCCGGGTTCGACGGCGACCTGATCCGCGAGGCGGACCGGGACCTCAAGGGCCGCTTCGGCCGGCTGGCGTACGCCTGGACGGGGCTGCGTCACGTGCGGGGCGAGCTGGTGGCGACCCGGATCCGGGTGGACGGCAGCACCTGGTTCGAGGGTGAGGCGAGCTGCGTGCTGTTCGGCAACGTCGGCACGATCACCGGCGGCATCCCGGCCTTCGACGACGCCCGCCCGGACGACGGGTGCCTGGAGGTGGGCGTGTCGACGGCCAACGGGGCGATCGACTGGGCCCGCACCCTGAGCCGGATGGCCGCCGGCCGCTCGGAGGAGTCACCGTTCGTCCGGATCACCCGCGGGCGCAAGGTGACGGTCCGCTTCGCCGCCCCGCGCACGTACGAGCTGGACGGCGGGGCGCGTGGCGCGGTCCGCAAGCTCAAGGTGCGGTCGGTGCCCGGGGCGCTCACCGTCTGCTGCCCCGAGCCGACCGGCTGA